From one Pseudopipra pipra isolate bDixPip1 chromosome 2, bDixPip1.hap1, whole genome shotgun sequence genomic stretch:
- the NHS gene encoding actin remodeling regulator NHS isoform X7, whose product MLGQRPKNPIHNIPSTLDKQTNWSKALPLPTPEEKMKQDAQVISSCIIPINVTGVGFDREASIRCSLVHSQSVLQRRRKLRRRKTISGIPRRVQQEIDSDESPVARERNVIVHTNPDFSGSSNRRSGTRDSECQTEEILIAAPSRRRIRAQRGQSVVASLSHSAGNILVLADNGDAVFAAAVSNRIRSRSLPREGARASEGHQDATTKSGGYEAEHFLAGQDRIPKKGKEVLIKQGSQECQPIGLTCPQHLHSPEHSIGERGRSRLSRMVDSGSCEISSNSDTFGSPIHSISTAGVLLSSHMDQKDDHQSSSGNWSGSSSTCPSQTSETIPPAASPPLTGSSHCDSELSLNTAPNANEDSSVFTEQFGDHADKVRGHRASSFTSTVADLLDDPNNSNTSDSEWNYLHHHHDASCRQDFSPERPKADSLGCPSFTSMATYDSFLEKTPSDKADTSSHFSVDTEGYYTSMHFDCGLKGNKSYICNYAAPGSESGQTGSVTSSLADCTWQECMSHRRQGRQSFSLKKPKAKPAPPKRSSSLRKSEGSTDLPDKKEPKISGGQHVTHTAREMKLPLEFSNTPSRVEGPNLPAKQELPWANQGDGGLKDTAFDTADIPSFKDEGAEQPHYADLWLLNDLKSSDPYRSLSNSSTATGTTVIECIKSPESSESQTSQSGSRATTPSLPSVDNEFKLASPEKLAGLASPSSGYSSQSETPTSSFPTAFFSGPLSPGGSKRKPKVPERKSSLQQPLSKDSTASVSKDLELPIIPPTHLDLSALHNVLSKPFAHRHQLHTFSHSKQSAVGEALQPSPPSALAITPSVLKSVHLRAVNKPEGVKHKGSTPDLLCIQETALTPTDVSPGKMRPLLAKKPVARQYSTDEAVMLYIDTSPAEAGPGKPPLEKSSSFGGQNSSEQEAVTSASVSLVETEPEKDQTHLVAECLPERSLNQTCAISVDGFQKGSAVPTGDDEAKKPIQGPEIVCDLQQVQAHQEFSTGSEGRLEAGPVGENPAHAEGPTISYQFKHQPDVSHHVPGNIGYEAEMAAVNSLGEVGCKQENGSSGIPTKSASDDSRADETVGSTDEPSLKESSPSDESVMSPLSEESQADAEDVFVSPNKPRTTEDLFAVIHRSKRKVLGRKDSGDLSVRNRLRASSGTSSQPLTSSTLPTSNMPSAGSMGTPISSQRSPGLIYRNAKKSNTSNEEFKLLLLKKGSRSDSSYRMSATEILKSPILPKSPGELMADALQSMEESPPVTSPDTLSPLSPCSPRVNTEGFSSKNFPMSASSRVGRSRAPPAASSSRYSVRCRLYNTPMQAISEGETENSDGSPHDDRSSQSST is encoded by the exons ATTCAGACGAGTCACCAGTGGCGAGAGAGCGCAATGTGATTGTGCACACAAACCCAGACTTCTCTGGCTCCAGCAACAGGAGGTCGGGGACCCGGGACTCGGAGTGCCAGACGGAAGAAATCCTAATAGCTGCTCCCTCACGGCGACGGATCCGTGCCCAGAGGGGGCAGAGCGTTGTTGCCTCCCTCTCCCACTCTGCTGGCAACATCTTGGTGCTGGCAGACAATGGGGATGCCGTCTTCGCTGCCGCTGTAAGCAACCGCATCCGCTCACGGAGCCTTCCTCGCGAGGGAGCCCGGGCCAGTGAGGGCCATCAGGATGCCACTACCAAGAGTGGAGGCTATGAAGCAGAGCACTTCCTAGCTGGTCAGGACAGGAtcccaaaaaaaggaaaggaggtcTTGATCAAGCAGGGTTCACAGGAATGCCAGCCCATTGGTTTAACTTGTCCTCAGCACCTGCACAGCCCCGAACACAGCATCGGCGAGAGGGGGAGATCACGGCTGTCGAGGATGGTCGATTCAGGCAGCTGTGAGATTTCGTCCAACTCAGACACTTTCGGGAGCCCAATTCACTCCATCTCCACAGCAGGAGTCCTGCTCAGCAGCCACATGGACCAGAAAGATGACCACCAGTCCTCCAGTGGCAACTGGAGTGGGAGCAGCTCAACATGTCCCTCCCAGACATCTGAAACcattcctcctgctgcctctcctccGCTAACAGGCTCTTCGCACTGTGACTCTGAGCTGTCGCTCAACACTGCTCCCAATGCCAACGAGGACTCCAGTGTCttcacagagcagtttggtGACCATGCAGACAAGGTCAGGGGCCACAGGGCGAGCTCCTTCACCTCCACTGTGGCAGATTTACTGGATGACCCCAACAACAGCAACACGAGTGACAGTGAGTGGAACTACCTGCACCATCACCACGACGCCTCCTGTCGCCAGGACTTCAGTCCTGAGCGTCCAAAGGCAGACAGCCTGGGATGCCCCAGCTTCACCAGCATGGCCACCTATGACAGCTTCCTCGAAAAGACCCCCTCTGACAAGGCAGACACTAGCTCACACTTTTCTGTGGATACTGAAGGATACTATACCTCCATGCACTTTGACTGTGGTCTCAAGGGTAATAAAAGCTATATTTGCAACTATGCAGCCCCAGGCTCCGAGAGTGGCCAGACCGGGAGCGTGACTTCCAGCCTGGCTGACTGCACCTGGCAGGAGTGCATGAGCCACAGGAGGCAGGGACGGCAGAGCTTCTCACTGAAGAAACCAAAGGCAAAGCCAGCCCCACCAAAACGCAGCTCGTCTTTGAGGAAATCAGAGGGCAGCACCGACCTTCCTGACAAGAAAGAACCAAAGATCAGTGGCGGACAGCATGTCACTCACACTGCCAGGGAGATGAAGCTGCCCCTTGAATTTTCAAACACACCTTCCCGAGTGGAAGGCCCCAACCTGCCAGCCAAGCAGGAGCTTCCCTGGGCAAACCAGGGTGATGGCGGGTTAAAAGACACTGCGTTTGACACCGCCGATATCCCCTCCTTTAAAGATGAAGGTGCTGAACAACCTCACTATGCAGACCTCTGGCTTCTGAACGACTTGAAATCCAGCGATCCTTACAGGTCCTTGTCCAATTCAAGCACCGCTACGGGTACTACAGTCATAGAGTGCATCAAGTCACCAGAGAGCTCTGAATCCCAGACATCTCAGTCTGGGTCACGAGCTACTaccccatccctcccctctgTTGATAATGAGTTTAAGCTGGCCTCTCCCGAGAAGCTGGCAGGGTTAGCCTCACCTTCCAGTGGGTACTCCAGCCAGTCGGAGACGCCCACCTCTTCTTTTCCAACAGCTTTCTTTTCGGGACCCTTGTCTCCAGGGGGGAGCAAGAGGAAGCCAAAAGTACCAGAGAGGAAGTCATCACTGCAGCAGCCACTCTCAAAAGACAGCACTGCCTCGGTGAGCAAAGACCTTGAACTTCCAATTATACCTCCTACTCACCTTGACCTAAGTGCTCTTCACAATGTCTTGAGTAAGCCCTTCGCTCACAGGCACCAGCTGCATACCTTCAGCCACAGCAAGCAGAGCGCAGTCGGGGaagccctgcagcccagccctccctccGCCCTCGCCATCACACCCTCCGTTCTCAAGTCTGTCCACCTCCGGGCAGTCAACAAGCCTGAAGGAGTGAAACATAAAGGCAGTACCCCAGACCTGCTGTGCATACAGGAGACTGCCTTGACACCGACCGATGTTTCTCCAGGCAAAATGAGGCCGCTCTTAGCTAAGAAACCAGTAGCACGCCAGTACTCTACAGATGAGGCCGTAATGCTGTACATTGACACTTCCCCGGCAGAAGCAGGCCCTGGAAAGCCGCCTTTAGAGAAAAGCTCCTCTTTTGGCGGGCAGAATAGCTCTGAGCAAGAAGCTGTAACTTCAGCAAGCGTGAGTCTGGTTGAAACTGAACCTGAAAAGGACCAAACGCACCTGGTTGCTGAATGCTTACCAGAAAGGTCTCTGAATCAGACGTGTGCCATCTCTGTGGATGGGTTTCAGAAGGGCTCAGCTGTCCCCACAGGTGACGACGAAGCAAAGAAACCCATCCAGGGACCAGAAATAGTGTGCGACCTTCAGCAAGTGCAGGCTCATCAAGAGTTCTCCACAGGCAGTGAGGGGAGGCTGGAAGCTGGGCCTGTGGGTGAAAATCCAGCTCATGCTGAGGGACCAACCATCAGCTATCAGTTTAAACACCAACCCGATGTAAGCCACCATGTGCCTGGGAATATCGGCTATGAAGCAGAGATGGCAGCAGTTAATTCACTTGGTGAAGTGGGTTGCAAGCAGGAAAATGGATCATCAGGTATCCCAACCAAAAGTGCCTCTGATGACAGCAGGGCAGACGAGACAGTGGGCAGCACAGATGAGCCTTCACTGAAAG AGTCTTCTCCAAGCGATGAGTCCGTCATGTCTCCACTGAGCGAGGAGTCACAGGCTGATGCTGAGGATGTCTTTGTGTCTCCAAACAAACCCCGCACTACCGAGGATCTGTTTGCAGTCATTCACAG ATCAAAAAGGAAAGTTCTTGGGAGAAAGGATTCTGGAGACCTTTCTGTAAGAAACAGATTGAGAGCTTCATCTGGGACCAGCAGCCAGCCTCTCACTAGCAGCACGCTGCCCACCAGCAACATGCCATCAGCCGGCAGCATGGGCACTCCCATTAGCAGTCAGAGGTCACCTGGGCTCATTTACAGGAATGCCAAAAAGTCCAACACATCTAATGAGGAGTTTAAACTACTGCTCCTTAAAAAGGGCAGTCGATCTGATTCCAGCTACAGGATGTCTGCCACAGAAATTCTGAAAAGTCCTATTTTGCCCAAGTCTCCCGGAGAGCTGATGGCAGATGCCCTTCAAAGCATGGAAGAGTCTCCTCCTGTGACAAGCCCCGACACGTTGTCCCCgctctccccctgctcccccagggTTAACACGGAAGGATTCTCCTCCAAGAACTTTCCCATGTCGGCGTCGTCCAGAGTGGGGCGGTCGCGGGCGCCTCCAGCAGCGAGCAGCAGCCGGTACAGCGTGCGCTGCAGGCTGTACAACACACCCATGCAGGCCATCTCAGAAGGAGAAACGGAGAACTCAGATGGCAGCCCCCACGACGATCGGTCTTCTCAGAGCTCAACATAG